Proteins encoded within one genomic window of Streptomyces profundus:
- the ilvA gene encoding threonine ammonia-lyase codes for MPTHHRPTLEDVLAARKTLAGVTRVTALEGSRYLSRLIGHPVLLKCENLQRTGSFKLRGAYNRIAGLSAADRERGVVAASAGNHAQGVALAASLLDVESTVFMPVGAPLPKVAATRDYGARVRLEGQLVDETLAAATAHARETGAVFIHPFDHPDVVAGQGTLGLEVLEQCPEVETVVMSVGGGGLVAGVALAIKALRPDVRIVGVQAEGAAAYPPSLAAGRPLSLPGAATMADGIRVGRPGDVPFDLVAELVDEVRTVSESALSAALLHCLERAKLVVEPAGAAPIAALLAEPDAFRGPLVAVLSGGNVDPVVLERSLRHGMAAAGRYLSLRLRLPDHPGALAALLGVLSAVDANVLAVHHVRTDPRLGVSEAEVELWLETKGPRHCDEVIVALREAGYVVLS; via the coding sequence ATGCCCACGCACCACCGGCCCACCCTGGAGGATGTGCTCGCCGCCCGGAAGACGCTCGCCGGGGTCACCCGGGTGACCGCTCTCGAAGGCAGCCGGTATCTGAGCCGTCTGATCGGCCATCCCGTTCTGTTGAAGTGTGAGAACCTCCAGCGCACCGGCTCGTTCAAGCTGCGCGGCGCCTACAACCGGATCGCCGGGCTCTCCGCCGCCGACCGGGAACGCGGCGTGGTGGCGGCCAGCGCCGGCAACCACGCGCAGGGCGTGGCCCTCGCCGCCTCGCTGCTCGACGTCGAGTCCACCGTGTTCATGCCGGTGGGAGCCCCGCTGCCCAAGGTCGCTGCCACTCGCGACTACGGCGCCAGGGTGCGGCTTGAGGGCCAGCTGGTGGACGAGACGCTCGCCGCCGCCACCGCCCACGCCAGGGAGACGGGGGCGGTCTTCATCCACCCCTTCGACCACCCCGATGTGGTGGCCGGGCAGGGCACGTTGGGCCTTGAGGTGCTGGAGCAGTGCCCCGAGGTGGAGACCGTGGTGATGAGCGTCGGCGGTGGTGGTCTGGTCGCCGGCGTCGCGCTGGCGATCAAGGCGCTGCGGCCCGATGTGCGGATCGTCGGCGTCCAGGCCGAGGGCGCGGCGGCCTACCCGCCTTCGCTGGCCGCCGGCCGCCCGCTCTCCCTGCCCGGCGCCGCCACCATGGCGGACGGCATCCGGGTGGGCCGACCGGGTGATGTGCCGTTCGACCTGGTCGCCGAGCTGGTGGACGAGGTGCGCACGGTGTCGGAGAGCGCGCTCTCCGCGGCGCTGCTGCACTGCCTGGAGCGGGCGAAGCTGGTGGTCGAGCCGGCGGGCGCCGCGCCGATCGCGGCGCTCCTCGCCGAACCCGACGCGTTCCGGGGCCCCTTGGTGGCCGTGCTCTCCGGCGGGAACGTGGACCCGGTGGTCCTGGAGCGCTCGCTCCGGCACGGGATGGCAGCCGCCGGCCGCTATCTGTCGCTGCGGCTCCGACTCCCCGACCACCCGGGCGCGTTGGCCGCGCTGCTCGGGGTGCTCTCGGCGGTGGACGCCAACGTGCTGGCCGTCCACCATGTGCGGACCGACCCGAGGCTGGGCGT
- a CDS encoding MarR family winged helix-turn-helix transcriptional regulator, whose product MTPEASPPQDPHPLPTSPTTPPPTRQSTPTGQNSPGGQSSPTERDLTLLDAFQHEVAVFARRAEQTRLGGLGPARNSMDRAAYLLLSRLDQGGPAGVKALAAAMGIDSSTVTRQVAPLVDAGLVRRAPDPEDGRAVLLRLTPPGRQRLEEVRASRRALVALLTEDWTGQERADFHALLARLNGAICRLHGRDGEADRR is encoded by the coding sequence ATGACGCCTGAAGCCTCCCCTCCCCAGGACCCGCACCCCCTCCCCACCTCCCCGACCACTCCCCCGCCGACCCGCCAGAGCACGCCGACCGGCCAGAACTCCCCAGGCGGCCAGAGCTCCCCGACCGAGCGGGACCTGACGCTGTTGGACGCCTTCCAGCACGAGGTGGCCGTGTTCGCCCGCCGGGCCGAGCAGACCAGGCTCGGCGGCCTCGGCCCGGCGCGCAACTCCATGGACCGGGCGGCCTATCTGCTGCTCAGCCGGCTGGACCAGGGCGGCCCCGCCGGCGTCAAGGCGCTGGCAGCCGCGATGGGCATCGACTCGTCCACCGTCACCCGGCAGGTCGCCCCGCTCGTGGACGCCGGTCTGGTGCGCCGGGCACCCGATCCGGAGGACGGGCGCGCCGTGCTGCTGCGGCTGACGCCGCCGGGGCGCCAGCGCCTCGAAGAGGTCCGCGCCTCGCGCCGCGCCCTGGTGGCACTGCTCACCGAGGACTGGACGGGCCAGGAACGCGCCGACTTCCACGCGCTCCTGGCCCGTCTCAACGGAGCCATCTGCCGCCTCCACGGCCGCGACGGCGAGGCCGACCGCCGATAA
- a CDS encoding cystathionine gamma-synthase: protein MNEQHFGQRFETLAIHAGQEPDALTGAVVPPIHQVSTYKQDGVGGLRGGYEYSRSANPTRTALEENLAALEGGARGLAYASGLAAEDCALRTMLRPGDHLVIPNDAYGGTFRLVAKVVERWGVAWSVADTSDPMSVKAALRPETKVVWVETPSNPLLGITDIALIADLAHTAGARLVVDNTFASPYLQQPLALGADVVVHSTTKYMGGHSDVVGGALITSDAALGEELAYHQNAMGAIAGPFDSWLVLRGIKTLAVRMDRHCANAGRIAEMLAAHPRVADVRYPGLPSHPGHETAGKQMRDFGGMVSFRVAAGEEAAVAVCDRTELFTLGESLGGVESLIEHPGRMTHASVAGSALEVPADLVRLSVGIESVDDLLADLGQALAQT from the coding sequence ATGAACGAGCAGCACTTCGGGCAGCGTTTCGAGACGTTGGCCATTCACGCCGGGCAGGAGCCCGACGCGCTGACCGGGGCCGTGGTCCCGCCCATCCACCAGGTGTCCACCTACAAGCAGGACGGGGTCGGTGGGCTGCGCGGCGGCTACGAGTACAGCCGCTCCGCCAACCCCACGCGCACCGCGCTGGAGGAGAACCTCGCCGCCCTGGAGGGCGGCGCCCGGGGTCTCGCCTACGCGTCGGGGCTGGCCGCCGAGGACTGCGCGCTCCGCACCATGCTGCGGCCAGGCGACCATCTGGTGATCCCCAACGACGCCTACGGCGGTACGTTCCGCCTGGTCGCCAAGGTGGTCGAACGGTGGGGCGTCGCCTGGTCGGTGGCCGACACCTCGGACCCGATGTCGGTCAAGGCGGCGCTGCGTCCGGAGACCAAGGTCGTCTGGGTGGAGACCCCGTCCAACCCGCTGTTGGGCATCACGGACATCGCCCTGATCGCCGATCTGGCGCACACCGCCGGCGCCCGGCTGGTGGTGGACAACACGTTCGCCAGCCCCTACCTCCAGCAGCCGCTGGCGCTGGGCGCGGATGTGGTGGTGCACTCCACGACCAAGTACATGGGCGGCCACTCCGACGTGGTCGGCGGCGCGCTGATCACCTCGGACGCGGCGCTCGGCGAGGAGTTGGCGTACCACCAGAACGCGATGGGCGCGATCGCCGGGCCGTTCGACTCCTGGCTGGTGCTGCGCGGCATCAAGACGCTGGCGGTCCGGATGGACCGCCACTGCGCCAACGCCGGCCGGATCGCCGAGATGCTCGCCGCGCACCCCAGGGTGGCCGATGTGCGCTACCCGGGGCTGCCCTCGCACCCGGGGCACGAGACCGCTGGCAAGCAGATGCGGGACTTCGGCGGGATGGTGTCCTTCCGGGTCGCCGCCGGCGAGGAGGCGGCGGTCGCCGTCTGCGACCGGACCGAACTCTTCACGCTGGGCGAGTCGTTGGGCGGCGTGGAGTCGCTGATCGAGCACCCCGGCCGGATGACGCACGCTTCGGTCGCCGGTTCGGCGCTTGAGGTGCCGGCCGATCTGGTGCGGCTGTCGGTCGGCATCGAGTCGGTGGACGACCTGCTCGCCGACCTCGGCCAGGCGCTCGCCCAGACCTGA